AAAACAAGGTCATTTTTCGCACCGGATGCCTGAAGAACTACTATAGGCATGGTCAAAATGAATATTGCTGAAATCCACTGACCGTTCTTTTTCGCTCCAAATTGACCAGCGGCCGCACTGACTGCTACCAATGCTAAGACAAGGCTCTGCCATTGGTTATAAAAAGACATCACATCATTTCCCGTTAGGAGGTAAAAATTCAGCTGGATCATCTCACTAAAAGGCGGCATCCAGAGCTGCCAGGTGATGGATGTTGGGAAATAATCAAGTGTACGATTTTGGATCCAATGCATGACCCGGCTCATGTGATAGGTAAAGACATCATGAATTGTCGGTGGAGAAAGGATACCTGTAATGAATAGTATTATCAGAATGATAATAATCAGAACCAGACTAATCCATCCAAAGATTTTTTTAGGCAAACGAATTGAGTTTATTATCTGATACCAACCAAAAGCAAATCTTCCTGTTTTCCAAAGAAAGATCAACAAGACAAGTATCGTTAACGCCCAAAAAACAATGACGCCTAAACTTGTAATCTCGGAAATAAGGCTCAGAATCTCAGTTCCGATGACAAGCCAAGCTGACCATATTAGCGCAGATCTAATTAACGATTCTTGCCAAATAAAATCTGAAGGTTCTTCAGAAGTCTGAATGGATGCACTATATATCCAGAATAGCAATATACCAATTACTGGAAGTAATGAAAGAACAAGCATCTTAGCCCCTTATTTCTATTTATTCCTTAAACAGACTTTCATACTCAACTTTATTTAAGACGGTCAACTTCCCGCCCACAGTGGCGTCCAGGACCTGTCGTCCATCCGCCTCATAAGCAGCCTTCGCCATCCGGTAAGCCCTTTCTGAGCCTTCAAGGTCGGGTAGCTGCCAGCGAAAACCCTTTCCGAAGTATTTACCGGAGAAGTGGTTCGGGTCATCCCCTTCAGAGGTCACCGTCGTATTCGCGGGACCTTTGGTCACGAAATTATGATCCACCCCAATCAGTATTGCCTCAGAAAAGCCCATAAAATAGGCCAACTGCAGGCAGACATAGGTCACGGTAAAACCTTCAAACATCCGCCCAGTCGCGTCACCACTGAAATCTTCGGGCAGGGTGTAATCCGTATCCAGGAACATCATCTCCGGCCCCGCCTCAAAGAATTTCCGGGCGCGCCAGGTGACGAATTTGGGCAGGTCCAGTGCAGAAATATCCGCATGACACTGTTCCAGCACCAGATCATTTACCGAAACCAAACAGGAAGTCTTGAAATCATACTCATCAAAAGCCAGGTAAATGCGGTTCATCCCAAAGGTGAATTCCCCGGCCAGCTTAGTCAGGTCGGTATTGCGCAGGCTGGGGCCGTTACCCACAATGAAGCAGCGCTGACCGGCATATTTGTTCCGATACTCCTCCAGGCGGGCCTTATTATGCATCCACGCCGGTGAAAAGATCTTCGCCATCAAGTGCCGGTCACGGTTATACCAGGACCAATAACGGTCCGACCCGAACCGCCAGAGCGATTCGGGCAGGGCTTTTTTAAGAGTTGATTTCACGGACATCAGATTACTCTGTGCTCAGCCGGGCAGTCGCGCCGCCATCGGCGATCAATGCCTGACCGGTGATGAAGGAGGACTGGTTATTATCAGCCAGGAAGTAAATCACGCTCCCGATCTCCTCCGGCAGGCCAACCCGTCCATTGACGGTCTTGGCAGCAAGGTTATCCAACCGCTCCTGCATATCACCATGGCCGACATGCCCGCGGTTGAGGCCGGCCCGCAGCATGGGGGTATCCACTGCACCGGGCAGGATCGCATTCACACGGATATTCGCGGGTGCAAATTCAATCGCCATCGCTCGGGTCAGTGCCAGGAGACCGCCCTTGCTGGCGGCATACGCAGCGATATTTGCGGAGGTTGCCACGGCATGGACGGAAGAGGTGTTCACAATCGCGCCGCCCCCCTCAGCCTTCAATAAAGGATAGGCCAGTTTGGCACCAAGGAAAGCTGAACGTAGATTGGAAGCTATGGTCATATCCCATTCTTCCGCAGTCGTCTCAATCAGAGGCTTGGCGATCTGAACAGCGGCGTTATTTACCACGGCATCCAGGGTGTCCGTTTCAGCCTTGACCTGATCATAAATCCCTTCGATCTGTTCAGGCAGGGAAATATCAGCCTGAATATAAACGCCATCCGCCGGAAATTCATCATATTTAGGCTCCCGGTCCACACCGAAAACCCGCCAACCATGATCCGCAAAGACTTTAACGGTCGCACGGCCAATGCCACCTGCCGCACCGGTAATGAGCATTATCCTGGTCTCTTTTTCAGTCATAAGTGATTATCCTTCCATTTCTAGGGTGTTGAAATCTCGAATATTAACTGAAGGTTCCTGGGGTCAGCCGCCGTATTCCGCTTTCAATGCCGCTAACCGATCCGTCGGGATCTCCAAACCAATGAGCAAATTCTTGATCGTGTTCCAGTGTACCCGTTCCCAAAAGCGGGGGCTTGAATTCGTGTTGTGGGGTGAAAGGAGCACATTATTCATCTTCAATAAGGGGCTGTTTGCGGGCAGTGGTTCATCCTCAAAGACATCCATCCCTGCACCGCCCAACTTACCCTCTTGTAATGCCTTCACCAACGCAGGCTGGTCAATGATCGGACCGCGAGCGGTATTGATCAAAATTGCGCCCGGTTTGACCCAACTCAGGGTCTCAGCATTGATCAAATGCTGGCTGGTGGGGTTCAAAGAACAGTTGATGCTGATGAAATCTGAACGTGAAAGCAAATCCTGCAGGCTGGTCATCTCCACACCGTTTTCCAGCAGGAAATCCGGGGCGACATCCACAATGTCATTCCCGAGCAGTTCCATGCCGAAGCCGCGGGCTCGCCGCAGTACGGCTTGACCAACATTGCCGACCCCAACTACACCAAGGGTGCATTCGCTGAGGGTCTTACCGTTGATCTTCTGCCACTCACTGGCTTTCATAGCATCATCCAGCCAGGGGATGTTGCGTGCAAAGGAAAGCATATATCCCAGCACACTCTCCGAAACCGGTACGGTGAAAGCGTTGGGGGTATTGCCCACCATCACGCCAAAATCAGCCGCAGCCGCCTGGTCAATCGAATCGATGCCGGTGCCCCATTTGGAGATCACCCGCAGCCGAGGCTGGCAGGCTTCAATCACCCGGCGGGTATAGCGGTCATCACCGCAAATCGTGCCGTCAAAATCGCCGGCATAAGCCAGGATCTCTTCTTCCGAGAGGCGCTCATGCACTTCCGGGACGATCAGGTTCAGGTCAAAGGCTTTCAAAACCGGCAGCAGCCGGTCCAATTCCGGTAACATATAGGGGGCGGATACTAATATATCTTTCATCAATCGACTCCAAGTTCAATCTCAGGTTGAGGGTCAGTCAACACCGTGGATCTGCTTGTAAATGGTTTCCGCCACGGTGAAATCCAATTCCTCGTCAATGTCCCAGGCTTCATTGGCCGGGATTTCAAACATCATGGGGCGTTCTCCCAGCCGGTTTCCCCGCGAGATCAAGATCTGGAGCGGGAAAATATAGATGCAGGAATTTTCCTCATAGATCGGCGGGAGGTCCTGCGTGCGCAGGAGAACGTTTGGGTCATGGTTAAGGGGCAGGCCGTTCTGGTCATAGAGCCGGGTCTGCAACCTGGTGACTCCAAAGAGGGAATCATGCTCAGGGTAATTCTCAAAGAAGGTCTTCACAGCCCTGGCCACCGTTTCAGAGGTCAGCAGAGGGTTGGTCGTGTGGGTTTGCAAATAGAATTCCGCTTCCACTTCTGCCGTGTCGTGAAGCAGGATGTCATTCATCGGTATGGTGCCTGCCCGAAGCTCATCAGGACGGCGCAATCTGGTCACGGTGGGGAAATCCTGCTGCAAGCCCTCCAGAATCAGGTCACTGTCCGTATCGACAACGATCCGGTCAATGGCCTCCACTGCCAAAAGGGTATTCAGGATATGGTGATAGAGGGGTTTGCCCGCCAGCGGCCGGTAATTCTTCCCGGGGACCCTCTCAGAATGGTGCCGCATGGGTACCAGTGCAGTTAGTTTTTTTGTCATAAAATACTCTCGGCTACCTTTTTTCTCTGCCAAGTGATATATTATAAACTACAATAATCGCAATACACCAACAAGCGTATTATACTGGAAACGCCAATGGGAGGACACCATGGCAAAAAATAAAAATAGGCAAGCCTTGCTTGTTGCAATACCTTTTGTTCTCGCAATTCTAATTATGCTGCCACGTTTATTGTCTCCACAGTTTGGGCTGTTAGATGATGCTACAACCTTGCAACAAGCCCGAAATTTCCTCGGCGGGGATTTCAGTATGAGCCACGACTTTCAAGCAGGGCGTTTTCGTCCCATATACTGGCTTTATTACACAATAATCTATTTTTTCGCGGGTTACCACTCTTTCTGGTATTTCATAAGTAACTTAGTTATCTTATTTATCCTTCTGGTCGAAATCCGGCTACTCCTGAAGCGTTCAGGTGCTGCGGAATGGCAAATACTGCTGACTAGTTGCATCTTTCTTTTTTCAATGCCCATCATTGGGAATTTTTATACCCTTTCTAAAGGTGAGCCATTACAACTAACACTCATAATTAGCGCTATTCTCGTCCTAACCCCCAAATTTGTACACGAAGAGAAGTTACCATGGGCCAAAGGCATATTCGCCGCATCCCTGCTCCTACTAGCTATCATGGTGAAAGAGACAGCAATTGTCATGCTTCCTTTGATTGTATTCTGGGCGCTTTACGTCACATATTTTAGGAAAAACAAAAACCTCAAATTGTACCGGAAGAATTATTGGATGTTGGTAGGTTCAGTAACCATTGCAGTGCTGGCTTATTTTGGCTTAAGACAATCCATTCAAAGCACCGGTTTATTAGAAGGTACATATACTGACCGTTACCTGATAGATCTTGGAGAAACTCTAAATAAACTACTCCGGTGGGTAACACAATACGCGTATTATTTTCATTACACCATGCCCATCACTTTATTCTGGGTTTGGTTTGTTATCAAGAAGATTTCCATTAACCAAAACCAGAAATTCATGCTTTTTCGTTGGGCTACTTGGTGGTTTTTTTGGTTTGTAGTTTTCATTCCCTGGACATATGCAGAAAGTTATTATCTCCTACCTTTCGCCTTTGGGGGAGCCATGCTGATCGGTCTCACTGCGCCAGTCTTTCTTAATACGCTTAAAAGGTCAAAAGCTTCAGGCCGGACAGTTCCACTTATTTTAGGCATTCTGGCAAGCCTCCTGTTCCTTTTGACACTCCCTAATTATCGAACTGAAGCAAAAATGCAATTAGCATTTGACCAAGCAAATAATGAAATGTTAACTTACCTCACCGAAACAGCTCCCGAAAATTCCACCGTTCTGATGAACCTGCGAACAAGTAATGAATATTCCGAAAAGTTTGATATATATTTAAAGGAGCATTATCAGAGAACAGATATTAGCTTTGGAGTACTTGATAGCACCCAAATGGAAACTGTGAACACCCAATCCTGTGTTATCGCTCTCATGCCTTATATTGAAAACCAACCTACCCTCACCGTCCGTGCCGGGATTGAGGAAACCTACCAAGATAGGTGGAATGAGACTTTCCTTATGACAACTGAGGAAAACCGCCAACAGCTAAGTGTTTTTGAAGAATCATTCCGCTTATCTAATATTAACTTACCTATCATTCTTTGCAACTTCGGGTTAGATGCTGGCTTCTGTCAAAACCCTGATCCTCTCTTTGATTATCGAGCATTCACTTATGGGTGGGAGATTTCCAAAATTCAATGAACATTCACACTACTTCGAGAATTTCAATTGTTGTTCCCATATTTAATGAAGCTGAAATATTGGAACAATTTCATCACAACCTAAGATCTGTCCTCAATGAATTGCCGAACCCGGCAAATATTTATTATATTGATGATGGCTCAACAGATTCCACGCCAGAGATTCTTTATGACCTAGCTCAGAAGGATGAACTAATTCGGGTGATAACGCTAAGCCGAAACTTTGGACACCAAGCCGCGCTATCTTGTGGCATCGAATCTGCTGATGGTGATGCCATCATCACCATGGATGGCGATGGACAGAACCCACCCGAGCTCATTCCTGAAATGGTGAAATTTTTTCAGGCCGGCTATGATATTGTCATCTGCCAAAGAAAACAAACTCAAAATCAATCCTTGTTCAAACGATTGACCTCGCAGAGATTTTATAAACTCATCAATACGATTGGTGATCAAAAAACAATTCCAAACGCTGCAGACTTTCGTTTGCTCTCAAAACGGGCTGCCCAGGCGCTGATATCCATGCCAGAATACCACCGGTTCCTGCGGGGAATGATCGGATGGATCGGTTTCAAGTCAACTATTCTGCAATTTGATCCCCCACCTAGAATTGGTGGTCAATCTAAATACACCGTTAAGAAGATGCTAAACCTCGCAAACGACGCTATCTTTTCATTCTCTTTATTTCCACTTAAATTGGGATTATTCACTGGCGGTCTTTTTTATTTTCTCGCACTGATTGAAATTTTGTATATCCTGTTTTTATGGATATCTGGCAATACCAGCCAACTCGAACCAGGCTGGAGTTCTTTGATGTTCATGATCCTCATTGTTGGAGGAACCCTAACAACTGTCATCAGCTTTATTGGAATCTATATCGGATATATTTTTCAAGAAGTAAAAAACCGCCCAGTATATATTATTAAAGAAAAGAATATTCCACCTTCCGATGAGGATTAATCTACTCTGTAGGTAGGCTATTATTTACAGAATTAAAATACTAATCTTGCTCATCGCTTAGCAGGAATGGCTTCCCTTCCAGCAGCCCCTCCGAGATCACTCGAAATGTGGGCGAATTCTCCGGCAACAAATCCTTCCATTTAAAATCGCTCATGCGCACGAAACCTGGCCAGATACCATCCGGTTTCAGGTAATCCTCAAAAGGCAGCGATGTACGGTAAAGTTGGTAATAGAGGAACCGGCGGGCATTTATTTTATGCTCCGGTGAAGCTTCCACCTTATCGGCATTGAGAAACGCTTCCAGTTTCGCCAGGTACGCCTCCTGCGTTTTGGGGAAGAAAACCGTATCCAATTGCGAAAAACGAGCCTTACCGGCACTAAGCACCGGCGCGCCCATGATCGCGGCTTCCATCCCAATCGTGGAGTTATAGATCATCACGAATTTGGAACGCTGGATCATCTCATAGGAACTGAAATAGGCCTGCGGGGGAATAAAGGTCACATTTGGCAGATCATCCACCTGGTTCTTCGCCGCCCAATCCGCCACGCTCTCGCGGCTGGCCTTGCCAGGGCGGGATTCATCCGGGTGGGCTCGGATCACGAATAAGGTCTCGGGATGCTGTTTAGCCACCTTCAGAACTTCATCGAGCCAGATGAACATATCCTCAAAGACCACATTGGCATGCGGCTGGCTGGTGTCGAAGATCACGTTGGTGAAGACCGGGACGACCTGCTTGAACTGCGCCAATTTCTCGATGAAATCGGCATCCAGGCCGCTCATCTCAGGCCAGAACTTCACGCCGGCCATGCTGAAATCGCCCTTGAAGCGTTTTGACAGATACGCATCCAGGCGCTGGTCCATCTTGGGGGTCAATTGAAAATCGTCCGGGATATCAACCGGATAGGCCGTGGCCTCCCCAGCAGTGAAGAAGGCGGAAGTGGCTCGCAGCCCAACCTCATGGGAATAGGCTGGGATGCCATGTTTCTGCGCCACCCAACGGGCGGCAGCCTCAGGGAACTGCATCCCATTGAAAACCATCACGGCCAGCGGGTGCAGCTCGTTGATGAGGGCTTCAAATTGAATAGCGACGGAATAGGCGGAAAGAATATAGTCTCGATAGAGCTGGGTGGTTGGGGCGTCATCCATCAAATGATGGCGGCGCAGGATCCACCGCATGGAGGGTAAACAAATCTCACCCAGCGGTATATCCTCATAAGTAAAGGTCTGCAATTCAGCCAGCGTCAATCCCTTGAGTGCATCTTCAAGGTCGGCATCCGGGTCACCGGCCATCCAGACCAACTCCTGCCGGTCATAAATGGCGTTGGATTGCTTCACGCAATGCTCGCAGGGCGGCTCGCGGAGGACGTCATCGGTTCGTGTCCCCAACACACAGCGGCGCATCCCGTGCAGACAAGCAAAATTGACCACCCGCACTCCCTGCAGTTGGAGTGACCAGCCGGTCAGCATGGCAAAAGCCGCGTTCAGGCTCAACCCGGTGATCCGGGTTGAAGCGTTGAATGAAATGATGACTCGATCATCTTTGGGGGCTGGCGCGAGGGCTTCTACCAAGCGGGCCATTCTGCGGATGTCACGATTTATGGCCTGCCGCGCCGGTTTAACCTGCAAGAGGTCTTTTGCTCTTTCCAAAACCGTCATAGCGTTTATCGTCCTAAATACTGTAACGGCGCATCTTGTTCAGAGAAGATTGCTCGCTGTCATAAACTTTTTTCTTGCCATCACCCAGGGCCTTCTCAGTCACCCGGATGTATTTCACCAGGGTGCGGATGCCCTGCGGCTCCACAGAAGCAGCCTGGTCAGAGCCCCACATCGCACGGTCCAGGGTCACATGCCGTTCCACAAGGCAGGCACCCATCGCCACCGCCACTGCGGAAGGCACCAGCCCAACCTCGTGCCCGGAATAACCAATCGGGCAGTCGAAGCGGTCCTGGAGGGTCTGGATCATTTTCAGATTCAATTCTTCCGGTGGGCAGGGATAGCTGCTGGTGGTGTGGCAGATCAGCAGATTATCGGTTCCAACCACTTCCACAGCGCTCTCAATTTCATCCATAGTGGACATGCCTGTGGAAAGGATGACGGGTTTACCGGTGTTCCTGAGCCCGCGCAGTAACTCATGATCGGTCAGCAGGGCCGAGGGTACTTTATGCGCCGGAGGGTTAAAAGCGTCAATGAACTCCAAGGAAGGAATATCCCAGGAGCTGGCCAGCCAGTCAATACCCAGTGACTTGGCATACGCGTCAATTTCTTCATACTCTTTTTGGTCGAATTCCACTTTATAGCGGTAATCCAGATAGGAGATATAGCCCCAGGGGGTATCCCGCATTTGACCCTTTTGATGATCCGGCACGCAGATCTCGGGGGTCCGCTTCTGGAACTTCACTGCATCCACCCCAGCTTCATGGGCGGCTAAGATCAAATCTTTGGCAACTTGCACGCTGCCGTTATGATTGATGCCAACTTCGGCGATAACATAGGTTGGGTGACCTTCACCCACCATTCGGTTCCCAATTTTGATTTCACGAGCCATTTGAGTCTCCTTTGCAATCCCGCCGGGGTGTCCAACGGGGTTTCGCATCATTTTACTTTTTTCCGGGATAGAAGGATATCACAAACCTCACGCACAGCGCCATGCCCGCCTTTATGGGCAAGGACCTGATCCGCTTTGCTTTTTACATCCGGGTGCGCATCTGCCACCGCAACGGCGCAGGCCACCACTGGAAAACAGGGTAAATCGTTGACGTCATTGCCAACGTAGATCGTCTCTTCGGCGGAGATGGCGTTTTCCGCCAGATAAGTCTTCAGAAGGCTGGCTTTATCTCCTACCCCATGGAAATAGGGCAGCTTCAGCTTTTTGGCGCGGGCCGCCACCACCGGATTGGTCTCGGTGGAGATGATCACAGCCTTGAACCCAGCGGCCAGCAGGAAACTAATACCCATGCCATCACCGCGCTTGGCGGCCACAAACTCCTGGCCGTCCTGATTCACCCATACCCGGTCATCGGTCATCACGCCGTCAAAATCAAAGACGACCAGCGAGACCGTGTCGGGCCAGGCTCGGCGCTGCGGTCCGGGTGAGACCATCGGCAGGCCAGATTCCCGCACCAGCCATTCATAACGCGCCCAATCACGCAGGTTATCAATGTCAACGGTATATTCAGGGTCAATATGCACCGGCAGGATCACATCCCCACTCATCGAGTGCTTTTCGTGGATGGTTGCCGGTCGGATCACGTCGATATGTCCGGTTTGCCAAAAGACAGGGGGTAATTTCTGGCGGGGAGCGTTATAGGGTTCGGCAATCCCATCTACCTTTAGGAGAGATTGCATCCGGCCATCGGCCCCGATCCGCCACATCTTATGGGGGTTCTGCCCAGCAGGGACAATGCCCCGCACGGAATCTGCCTCAGGATGAGTGAGCAATTCACTCACGGCCCGGTCCACCAAACCCACCGGGCGGACAGGCGAGGTCGGCCTGAGCTGGATCACCAGGTCAGGGGAATACGATTCGTTTTCAGCCAGCCAGTGCAGGACATGCTCAAAGACCGGCAAATCGAGGGTTTCATCACGAGCCAGTTCATCAGGCCGCAGGAAGGGCACTTCCGCGCCCAGCTCCCGGGCCACAGCCGCAATTTCTTCATCGTCCGTGGAAACGATCACACGGGTGACCGATTCGGACTGCTTTGCGGCTGCAATGCTGTAGGCAATCAGGGGGAAACCGGCAAAATCTCGGATGTTCTTGCGCGGGATTCCTTTAGAGCCCCCGCGCGCGGGGATGATCGCCAGAACTTCCGGTCGGGCTACCATGCCGTCCACCCGCCATCCACAACCAGATTCGCACCGGTCATATAGGATGAGGCTTCGGAGGCGAGGAAAACAACCGCCCCGCTCATCTCGTCCTGGTTGGCCATCCGGCCAATCACGGTACGGGAGGAATAGGCTTTGAGAAAAGTATCATCATGCTTGTTATAAACACCGCCGGGGGTCAGGGCATTAGCCCGGATATTCGTCCCGGCGTAATAGGTGGCGAGGTATTTGGTCAAGCCCAGCACACCGGCTTTGCTCACAGTGTAATAAACAGGCTTATACTGTCTCGGCCCATCCGGGCGCTCATAAAGGCGCTGATCCGGGCCCACCAACCCATAGGTTGAGCAGATATTGATGATCTTCCCGTAATCCTGCGCCACCATCTGCCGGGCAGCCGCCTGACAGGTCAGGAACATGCCAGTCAGGTTCACATCAATGGCTTTTTGCCAGGAATCCAGGGGGTAGCTTTCAAAAGCATTGCCGGATTGGGCATCCACATTATCGGGGTCAAATTTAGGGTCCAGAGCGGCGCTGTTGACAATCACATCCAGGCTGCCAAAATGGTTCACCGCGCTGGCAACCATACCGGAGACCGAAGCAGGATCCGTGACGTTCACCTGCACGGGCATAACGTCAATCCCGGCATCCGCCAGCTTGCCCGCATGAGCCTCCGCCTGAGAAAAGTCCAAATCAGCGACGACCACCTTTGCGCCGGCCTCACCCAAAGCCTGGGTGAACTGGCGGCCAAGCAACCCCGCCCCCCCGGTGACCAGGGCAGTACGGCCCTCCAGGGAGAATTTATCCATGATCGTTGTCATGTATTATCCTTCACAAATTGTAAGTTTTTCAGATTGATATTATACCAGCGGAGACCATCCAGGCGTGACCAGGATGGAAAATGATTTGTTTTTGGGAATAAATAAATGTTATTGCTAGAAGAAATATTCCTGCCCCTTCAGAGAAGATTGATGCGCCGTTTCAGTGAGTTCCAAGGCTCGGATGCCATCCGTCAAATCACAGCGAGAAGCTGCATTTCCCCTAAGCAGCGCCAGGAAGTGCGCCGTCTCATCTATGAATAATTGGTTCCGTTCAAAACCCGCAGGGGGTGAAAAAGTTTCCCAGCGGTCCTCGTCCACCGAGTATACTTCCGCCGCGCCTGTGGCATTATCCCAACGGACCAGCCCGCGCTCAAAGCCAATTTGCAGGGTATGTTCAGGTGGACGCTGGAAATAATCCAAATGTACGGAACCGATCAGGCCACTTTCAAATCGCAGGGTGATCTCTGCGACATCCTCCACATCCAACTCGAGGTCAGAGATCTTGCCGGTCTTGGCCATCAGAGAGGAAACATCACCAAAGAGCCAGCGGACATAATCCAACGGATGGCAGAGTGTGTTCACTACCCCACCGCCCAGGTCCTTCTTGGCGGCGTAGGACTGGCGATAGTCCTCCCAGGGGTGCCAGCCGGGCAGATACTCACCCCAATGCACTCGGAAGGACAGCGGACGTCCCAGTCTACGGGACGCAATCAGATCGCGGATTTGGCCTAATGTCGGATGGAAGCGAAATTGGAATCCCACCAGCACTTTCAGGCTCTGAGCTGCAACAACTTCCTGCAGTTCCATCACCCTTTCACCCAGCCTGTCAGCGATTGGCTTTTCCAAGAAAAGGTGACAGCCCGCCTTAGCCGCTGGCAGGGCCACATCCAGATGGCAGGCTGTAGGGTTCGCCACGATCACCGCATCCGGTTTTTGTGCCAGCGCCTTCTCCAGATCAGTTTCAACGGGATATTCCGCCAATTCATCATCCGGCAGGGTGCTGAGATGGGTACGGTAGAGCAGAATATCATGCTCGCCCAGCGCAACCAGATTGCGCAGGTGCCGTCTGCCGATTGATCCCAGGCCCGCGATCATAAATTTCATAGGATTTCCTAAAACGAGGTGTTAATCGTCAATATCTACTGGCGTGACGTCATCCTTGCCACCGTACTCATCCA
This Chloroflexota bacterium DNA region includes the following protein-coding sequences:
- a CDS encoding DUF115 domain-containing protein, coding for MAKIFSPAWMHNKARLEEYRNKYAGQRCFIVGNGPSLRNTDLTKLAGEFTFGMNRIYLAFDEYDFKTSCLVSVNDLVLEQCHADISALDLPKFVTWRARKFFEAGPEMMFLDTDYTLPEDFSGDATGRMFEGFTVTYVCLQLAYFMGFSEAILIGVDHNFVTKGPANTTVTSEGDDPNHFSGKYFGKGFRWQLPDLEGSERAYRMAKAAYEADGRQVLDATVGGKLTVLNKVEYESLFKE
- a CDS encoding SDR family oxidoreductase; its protein translation is MTEKETRIMLITGAAGGIGRATVKVFADHGWRVFGVDREPKYDEFPADGVYIQADISLPEQIEGIYDQVKAETDTLDAVVNNAAVQIAKPLIETTAEEWDMTIASNLRSAFLGAKLAYPLLKAEGGGAIVNTSSVHAVATSANIAAYAASKGGLLALTRAMAIEFAPANIRVNAILPGAVDTPMLRAGLNRGHVGHGDMQERLDNLAAKTVNGRVGLPEEIGSVIYFLADNNQSSFITGQALIADGGATARLSTE
- a CDS encoding phosphoglycerate dehydrogenase, whose translation is MKDILVSAPYMLPELDRLLPVLKAFDLNLIVPEVHERLSEEEILAYAGDFDGTICGDDRYTRRVIEACQPRLRVISKWGTGIDSIDQAAAADFGVMVGNTPNAFTVPVSESVLGYMLSFARNIPWLDDAMKASEWQKINGKTLSECTLGVVGVGNVGQAVLRRARGFGMELLGNDIVDVAPDFLLENGVEMTSLQDLLSRSDFISINCSLNPTSQHLINAETLSWVKPGAILINTARGPIIDQPALVKALQEGKLGGAGMDVFEDEPLPANSPLLKMNNVLLSPHNTNSSPRFWERVHWNTIKNLLIGLEIPTDRLAALKAEYGG
- a CDS encoding acylneuraminate cytidylyltransferase family protein; the protein is MTKKLTALVPMRHHSERVPGKNYRPLAGKPLYHHILNTLLAVEAIDRIVVDTDSDLILEGLQQDFPTVTRLRRPDELRAGTIPMNDILLHDTAEVEAEFYLQTHTTNPLLTSETVARAVKTFFENYPEHDSLFGVTRLQTRLYDQNGLPLNHDPNVLLRTQDLPPIYEENSCIYIFPLQILISRGNRLGERPMMFEIPANEAWDIDEELDFTVAETIYKQIHGVD
- a CDS encoding glycosyltransferase family 2 protein — translated: MNIHTTSRISIVVPIFNEAEILEQFHHNLRSVLNELPNPANIYYIDDGSTDSTPEILYDLAQKDELIRVITLSRNFGHQAALSCGIESADGDAIITMDGDGQNPPELIPEMVKFFQAGYDIVICQRKQTQNQSLFKRLTSQRFYKLINTIGDQKTIPNAADFRLLSKRAAQALISMPEYHRFLRGMIGWIGFKSTILQFDPPPRIGGQSKYTVKKMLNLANDAIFSFSLFPLKLGLFTGGLFYFLALIEILYILFLWISGNTSQLEPGWSSLMFMILIVGGTLTTVISFIGIYIGYIFQEVKNRPVYIIKEKNIPPSDED
- a CDS encoding N-acetylneuraminate synthase family protein — protein: MAREIKIGNRMVGEGHPTYVIAEVGINHNGSVQVAKDLILAAHEAGVDAVKFQKRTPEICVPDHQKGQMRDTPWGYISYLDYRYKVEFDQKEYEEIDAYAKSLGIDWLASSWDIPSLEFIDAFNPPAHKVPSALLTDHELLRGLRNTGKPVILSTGMSTMDEIESAVEVVGTDNLLICHTTSSYPCPPEELNLKMIQTLQDRFDCPIGYSGHEVGLVPSAVAVAMGACLVERHVTLDRAMWGSDQAASVEPQGIRTLVKYIRVTEKALGDGKKKVYDSEQSSLNKMRRYSI
- a CDS encoding acylneuraminate cytidylyltransferase, with product MVARPEVLAIIPARGGSKGIPRKNIRDFAGFPLIAYSIAAAKQSESVTRVIVSTDDEEIAAVARELGAEVPFLRPDELARDETLDLPVFEHVLHWLAENESYSPDLVIQLRPTSPVRPVGLVDRAVSELLTHPEADSVRGIVPAGQNPHKMWRIGADGRMQSLLKVDGIAEPYNAPRQKLPPVFWQTGHIDVIRPATIHEKHSMSGDVILPVHIDPEYTVDIDNLRDWARYEWLVRESGLPMVSPGPQRRAWPDTVSLVVFDFDGVMTDDRVWVNQDGQEFVAAKRGDGMGISFLLAAGFKAVIISTETNPVVAARAKKLKLPYFHGVGDKASLLKTYLAENAISAEETIYVGNDVNDLPCFPVVACAVAVADAHPDVKSKADQVLAHKGGHGAVREVCDILLSRKKVK
- a CDS encoding SDR family oxidoreductase; protein product: MTTIMDKFSLEGRTALVTGGAGLLGRQFTQALGEAGAKVVVADLDFSQAEAHAGKLADAGIDVMPVQVNVTDPASVSGMVASAVNHFGSLDVIVNSAALDPKFDPDNVDAQSGNAFESYPLDSWQKAIDVNLTGMFLTCQAAARQMVAQDYGKIINICSTYGLVGPDQRLYERPDGPRQYKPVYYTVSKAGVLGLTKYLATYYAGTNIRANALTPGGVYNKHDDTFLKAYSSRTVIGRMANQDEMSGAVVFLASEASSYMTGANLVVDGGWTAW
- a CDS encoding Gfo/Idh/MocA family oxidoreductase, which encodes MKFMIAGLGSIGRRHLRNLVALGEHDILLYRTHLSTLPDDELAEYPVETDLEKALAQKPDAVIVANPTACHLDVALPAAKAGCHLFLEKPIADRLGERVMELQEVVAAQSLKVLVGFQFRFHPTLGQIRDLIASRRLGRPLSFRVHWGEYLPGWHPWEDYRQSYAAKKDLGGGVVNTLCHPLDYVRWLFGDVSSLMAKTGKISDLELDVEDVAEITLRFESGLIGSVHLDYFQRPPEHTLQIGFERGLVRWDNATGAAEVYSVDEDRWETFSPPAGFERNQLFIDETAHFLALLRGNAASRCDLTDGIRALELTETAHQSSLKGQEYFF